TAAAGCCTCAAGTTTTTTCACATCCTCGTCGGTCAACGACGTGCTGCCTGGTTGGAACTCGATGAACTGCAGGCCGTCCTCACTCTCTCCGCCACCAGGTACCAACTTGCCCATTAACGAAAACGGCGACGCAACGACTTTGGTCAGGAGATTGAGCAAGGTTGAGATCACCACTTTGCCGTACTTGAAATCCGGGTCGTTGAGGTTACCGCGAATCGGCATATCGATCTCGATCTGGCCCTTGCGATCCTTCAACAGTCCCACGACCAGTGGGACGGGCAGCGAGGTGGCCTCGGGACTATCTGTTTTCTCGCCAAACGTGAGTTGATCGACGTGGACAAGGTTTTCAGCTTCTAACACTTTTTGCGATACTTTGTACTTCAAGTCGAGCGACAATTTCCCCTTCGACAATCCGTAACCCACGTACTTGCCGCTGTACGGACCGGTCGGTCTGAGATCCATGCCGGCGAGGGTGATGACCAAATCCGTAAACGCGTCCTCGCTCAATGGGTTGATCTTCCCGACGATCTTAAACGGAGCGATTCGTCCGACTTTCCCGGCCAGGTTGACGTCGGCTTTCTTGAGCTGTTTGGACGACAGCCCTTTGATGGTCCCGCCGAACTCCGTGAGACCTGTTTTGACCCTTGGTTCAATCGATTGATCCTCGAATGTCGTGGTTAGCTTCACCAATTTGACCTGATCGATTGTGATGGGCACGGGCTCGGCCGATTTGGTTTGCGGCTTTTCGCCTTCAGCCTCTTTCTTAGCCGATGCGTGATCGGTCGGTGGAGGCGGAGCCGCGAGCCTTGAGAGATTGAGTTTCCCGTCAGCACCGATCACAATTTGTGCATTCGGTTCTTGCCAGACGATTTCCGCGATCTTCACTGCCGTCGGCTCGACGTCCAGCGCAATGCGATTGATGTTCAACGCCTTCCACGACACAGCATCGGTAAGGACATTGCGCTCCGCGATCGCCAGCTGATTCACACCCAGATTGCCCTGAAATTTCAGCATGGGCTCGTTCGTATGTTCTTTGACAAAATGCACCGTTCCATCAAGATCAATCGCACCATCCCGTACATCGGCGTTGAGGAACCGATCAAGATAGGGTTGAAAGGGATGGAATTCGATGTGCTCCAACTTTAGGTCGGCATCAGCTTTCAACGGTTCGACCGTCACCGTTCCCTTCACTCCGATCGAGCCGGTCTCATTCAGTTTCAGCGACAGATCGATCGGCAGTGGCTTCTTAAATGGAATCCCCACATCTTTCACCGTCAGATTCATCGCGGTCACATCCACATGTCCAGGTCGCGGAAGTGTTCGGTCTTCAAAAGCCGCTCCATAATTTCGCAACGCAACCTCATCCATCGTGATGAACCAGGGCTTCGCAGCCTTGGCCGATTCTTTCTTCACAGGAGCGGATGTTGCCGTTGTCCCGCTACCTCCTCCGACCGGTGTAAACAACGGCTGAAAGTTGAGCACCCCTTTAGCATCGAGCCAGGCTTCAAACCGGGCATTGGCCGAATGGACCTTGGCGACATCGATGGTTTGCTTCTGGAGGTCGAGCTGAACCCCCTCCACGCCAAACACCGGGACCGTCACAACCGGATCGATCCCGCCCCGCTCGACAATCGCAAGATTGTCAATCGAGAGTTTGCCATTCTTAACAGTCGCCTGAGGCGCCTCACCCCGAAGATCGAAATGATACGACGCAGAGAGACCAAGGACGCCCTCCTGAATATCAAACTGCACCACATCACGCAGTACCTGATGCAACGTCTTCAGTTTGATCCCTGAGAGATTCACGCGCCCATCCGACTCCATCGGTTCCAGAAAGATGGTCCCTTCCCAAGAAATCTGTTCTCCCTTTCCAATCTCCGCGGTGAAGGCATGGGCATTCTCCCTTCCCTCAACAGGAATCGTGCTGAAGTTTCGCAACCTGATCTCAAACGGGACGACGTCAATGGCGATCGGCCTGGCCTTCGAGTCATCGCGATACTCGACAATCCCTTGCCCGATCTCCAGAAGATCGATCTGCACCGGCATCAGTTTCTTGGGTTCACCGGTCGGCTGAGGGGGTGGGGGAGCTATTCCTTCCGCAGGAGGAACTAACGACAGAAGATTCAACTTCCCTTCAGAATTGACCCGAGCAGCTACAAACGGCATCACGAGGCGGATCTCGTCGAACGCCACTTTCTGAAAGAGCAGCGTCACCGCGCGTAGATTCACGAACAGTTCCTCGAACCCCACCATCGGCGTCTCGTTCTGTTCCCGCACTTCTAGTCCGGTAAGACGAAGCGATAAGGCGAAGGGATTGAATGCCGCCTCGCGAAGCACGACAGGATGCTTGATTTGTTCCGAGACAGCGGGAATGACGTATGACGTGATGATGTAGGGAACCAGCACGAATCCAAAGAGGGCGTAAAAAGCGATGAGGCCAATTACCGCACTGATAACCACACGTGGACGAAGCAGCCGACGCATACCAGACCAAATCCTTGATACGTGAAAGTGAGAGTAAAACTATAGGGGACTAGCCCTTCGAATGTCTACTAGTGAAATACCTTCTTTGGGTTGGTATCTATGTAGGGGGTTCAACTCGTCGGTGATGTCCCAATGAAGTGGACATCCCGATAAGCGGCGTGAGGGAGAGTTTGACTACAATGAACTGCAATACTTCCTGAGATATGGCATGGCCATTAAAAGAGGAATGGGATCTGAATCGCGCTGGCATGATCGAAGGAGTCAATGACTAGCGGCGTTTATCCGCGTAGGGCAATCACGATATAGCACTACACGCACGCCGTATGAGGAAGCTCTGTTTGGTGCAGGTCCGAGGAGAAACTTCGAACCGGCTGTTTCAAACCTTGGGGGAATGGAATGCCATCCTCCAAGGCTCTCCGCTATATGTAGCCAATCTCCAAGTTGATAGCAAGATGTTGAATCCGCACGGTTTATGACCGTGCGGGCAGTGTGGACTGCTGCCGTTAGAACAAAAGAGCCTAAAAAACGCGACAAAAGGGACGTTTCCCGGATGACCGGGGACGAGTGTGTAATGTGTTGATACGGGTGCCAATGTCATGGCCGAAGACCGTCATACCCCTTTTTCGCCGTTCTCGGTGCGCTTCACATCCGAGGAACGGGAACAGCTTGACCGCGCTGCGGCGGGCATGCCGCTGGGGGCATTTCTGCGATCCCTCATCTTTGACGAGGATTTGCTTAAAAAGCGGCGCAAACCCCGTAAAAGCCCGGTCAAGGATCATCAGGTCCTGGCCCGCCTTCAGGCCGAACTGGGCCAATCCCGCCTAGCCAATAACCTCAATCAGCTCGCCAAGGCCGCCAATTGCGGTTCCCTGGAGGTTTCCCCGGATACCGAGAAAGCCCTTCTGAGCGCCTGCGCCGATATCCGGGCCATGCGCCAGATGTTGATGGAGGGCCTTGGGATTGATCCTGTGACCGGGTCAGGGAGCGGGCCATGATCCTCAAAGGCTCGCAACGTGGCGGGGCCTCCCGGCTGGCATCCCACCTATTGAAGGCTGAAGACAACGAACATATCGAGATTCATGAACTGAAGGGCTTCGTGGCCGAGGACCTGCCGGGAGCCTTGCAGGAGATTTACGCCATCAGCCGTGGCACCAGGTGTGAGCAATACATGTTCTCGGTCAGTCTCAATCCCCCAGAAACCGAATCCGTCCCTGTCGAATACTTCGAGAAAGCCATCGCGGACATTGAAGCCAAGCTGGATCTGGAAGGCCAGCCCCGTGCCGTCGTATTCCACGAGAAAGAAGGCAGGCGTCACGCTCATTGTGTCTGGTCGCGCGTCGATGCCGAGGAGATGAAAGCGATCAATCTGCCCTATTACAAAATGAAGCTACAGGATATTTCCCGGCAGCTCTATTTCCAGTATGGCTGGGACCTGCCCAAGGGGCTCCTGAACGAGCAGGAACGCAATCCCCTGAACTTCACCTTGGCCCAGTGGCAGCAGGCCAAGCGGGCCGGAGAAGACCCCAAGCTTCTGCAAAAACTGTTTCAGGATTGCTGGGCGGCTTCAGATAACAAAGCGTCATTCGAGCAAGCCCTGAATGGATACGGCCTGTATCTGGCCAAGGGCGACCGGCGCGGGTTTGTCGCCATGGATTACAAGGGCGAAGTGTACTCTTTATCCCGCTGGACGAAAATCAAGACCAAAGCCCTCAAAGAACGTCTGGGCGATCCCGAGTTACTCCCCGATATCAAGGAAGTCAGCACCCAGATTGCCAAGCGCATGACCGACAGGCTGAAGACCTATATCCAGGAGACACAAGCCCGGCTTAAGCAACAGGTCCAACCCTTCACTCAAAAGAAGCGCAGCCTGCAGCATCGGCATCAAAACGAGCGGAGCCAGTTACAGCAGAAGCAAGAGAAGCGCTGGCTCCAAGAATCCGTTGAACGCTCGCAGAGGCTACCGAAGGGCTTCAAGGGCATTTGGTTTCGGATCACTGGAAAATATTCCAAAATCCGGGAACAGAACGAACGCGAAACGAAAAACTGCCGTATTCGCGACAGGGACGAAATGCAGTTGCTTATAGACCAGCAGATTACCCATCGCCAAAAACTGCAACAGCAAATCCAGCCGGTCATAGAGAATCACAAGCAGAGGGTTCAGGACCTCAGGAAAGAAATCGCCAAATACATAGAGATGGGCGGAACACCTTCCCAAGCGCCTCAGGAAGCATTTACGCCACGTCAAAAACACCGCGATATCGATTACACACCGGAACTGTAACCCATTTGTTTTCAGTCTATGGAACGTCGATGCAGGTATGCAGGTTAGGTAAGTCGTTAGTGAGTATCCAGGGATGTTTTGAGGGTGAGATACCATTCCTCATTTGGTTCAACCCGAAGCCAGTGAATATCCTCAAAGCTCATAGGAATTTTACAGTCATTAATGATGAGTGGAATGATATATCTGGCCCCCTCTGGCCTTAACTTTTGCTTTTCTAGAGCATATTTAATCTCACGCTGGACATATCCTATCTTATTCACACTATTAGAAGAGAGAAACACAATCACAAAGTCGGACTGATCAATGGCACGGTCAATTTTTGATTTCCAGTGATCCCCTGGTAATAGCGCCTTTTCGTCAAACCAGCAAATAAATCCGTCCTGGAGGAGTTTCGCTGCAAGATTTCTCACGAAACTTACATCTTCCTTCGCATGACAGAGGAACACCAATTTCACCGGAAGTACCACCTTCCCTCCCACAATGGGAAGATCAGTATATACTCGCCAATCGTTCTGACCGGGTAACTGCACATGGATGCTTACCGTACCGGGCACTGAACCAAGCCCAACTTTAATTAAAGTATCCTGTGGTATCTCTTTGTCATTGGAGGTGATTATATTTGTAACCGCAAATTCAGGCTGATGCGTCATTGGTTTACCAATCGTTATGTTGGCTGTTCATCGCATTCGGTGTGAATAATTCTATCTTCATACGTTTGAGCCATGGAAGATGGTGCAATCCCTTCGCAAACCAACCGAGGTATGATCTTGTCGCCTAGTCTAATGACACGATCGTTAGTCATCGATGTGATCATCGGTATACGATCATCAACGACCATTTGTCTTTCAAGAAATGGCTTTGATTTTTCCCTGCGAC
The sequence above is a segment of the Nitrospira sp. genome. Coding sequences within it:
- a CDS encoding DUF748 domain-containing protein; translation: MRRLLRPRVVISAVIGLIAFYALFGFVLVPYIITSYVIPAVSEQIKHPVVLREAAFNPFALSLRLTGLEVREQNETPMVGFEELFVNLRAVTLLFQKVAFDEIRLVMPFVAARVNSEGKLNLLSLVPPAEGIAPPPPQPTGEPKKLMPVQIDLLEIGQGIVEYRDDSKARPIAIDVVPFEIRLRNFSTIPVEGRENAHAFTAEIGKGEQISWEGTIFLEPMESDGRVNLSGIKLKTLHQVLRDVVQFDIQEGVLGLSASYHFDLRGEAPQATVKNGKLSIDNLAIVERGGIDPVVTVPVFGVEGVQLDLQKQTIDVAKVHSANARFEAWLDAKGVLNFQPLFTPVGGGSGTTATSAPVKKESAKAAKPWFITMDEVALRNYGAAFEDRTLPRPGHVDVTAMNLTVKDVGIPFKKPLPIDLSLKLNETGSIGVKGTVTVEPLKADADLKLEHIEFHPFQPYLDRFLNADVRDGAIDLDGTVHFVKEHTNEPMLKFQGNLGVNQLAIAERNVLTDAVSWKALNINRIALDVEPTAVKIAEIVWQEPNAQIVIGADGKLNLSRLAAPPPPTDHASAKKEAEGEKPQTKSAEPVPITIDQVKLVKLTTTFEDQSIEPRVKTGLTEFGGTIKGLSSKQLKKADVNLAGKVGRIAPFKIVGKINPLSEDAFTDLVITLAGMDLRPTGPYSGKYVGYGLSKGKLSLDLKYKVSQKVLEAENLVHVDQLTFGEKTDSPEATSLPVPLVVGLLKDRKGQIEIDMPIRGNLNDPDFKYGKVVISTLLNLLTKVVASPFSLMGKLVPGGGESEDGLQFIEFQPGSTSLTDEDVKKLEALETALDERAGLRLDIKGTFDTTLDRAALQAMKLHDQLFEMSGKPREAAGSNSDTLSPKDEQRLVEKLYAKLPPPDPSAASTELTQPTLEAMKQRVAAAIMISDAELETLARQRAEAVRNLLLESGRLTESRVTLLDSGAAESGHEKVRTQLGLAAGS
- the mobC gene encoding plasmid mobilization relaxosome protein MobC, whose protein sequence is MAEDRHTPFSPFSVRFTSEEREQLDRAAAGMPLGAFLRSLIFDEDLLKKRRKPRKSPVKDHQVLARLQAELGQSRLANNLNQLAKAANCGSLEVSPDTEKALLSACADIRAMRQMLMEGLGIDPVTGSGSGP
- a CDS encoding toll/interleukin-1 receptor domain-containing protein, whose protein sequence is MTHQPEFAVTNIITSNDKEIPQDTLIKVGLGSVPGTVSIHVQLPGQNDWRVYTDLPIVGGKVVLPVKLVFLCHAKEDVSFVRNLAAKLLQDGFICWFDEKALLPGDHWKSKIDRAIDQSDFVIVFLSSNSVNKIGYVQREIKYALEKQKLRPEGARYIIPLIINDCKIPMSFEDIHWLRVEPNEEWYLTLKTSLDTH